A single genomic interval of Deltaproteobacteria bacterium harbors:
- a CDS encoding ATP-binding protein, translated as MNSPFLYSRLIEARIAEALADTPVVLVAGPRQAGKTTLVRQMATQGMRYLTLDDELTLLSARADPVGMVRSLDRAIIDEIQRAPQLLLAIKKSIDEDRRPGRFLLTGSANLMALPAVADSLAGRMETLTLLPLSQSELYGNTANWVDAAFSGRLLKVAMSVVGAALVEAVLRGGYPEAISRTDARRRTVWARQYMDAIIQRDVRDVASIAKLDQLPRFLRSLAQVSGQMCNYTQLGGQVGLDSKTAARYVGVFEQMYLLKRVEVWARNRLKRVVKTPKLQFVDAGLLATLLDLGPAEVQQDRSRFGNVLETFAYGELLKHITTAEDDYRLLYYRDVDMFEVDVVIENAAGQLIGVEIKAAATVKASDLHGLKKLAGVAGDQFKMGVLLYDGTETMPLGDRLWAAPLSTLWGQI; from the coding sequence ATGAACTCACCCTTTTTATACTCGCGCTTGATTGAAGCGCGCATCGCAGAAGCACTGGCCGACACGCCCGTTGTTCTGGTTGCAGGCCCGCGCCAGGCAGGCAAAACAACCTTGGTGCGGCAGATGGCAACGCAAGGGATGCGCTATCTCACGCTGGATGACGAGTTGACGCTATTATCCGCCAGGGCAGATCCGGTCGGGATGGTTCGAAGCCTGGATCGCGCTATCATTGATGAAATCCAGCGTGCGCCCCAACTGCTGCTGGCCATCAAGAAGAGTATTGATGAGGATAGGCGTCCTGGCAGGTTCTTGCTGACCGGGTCGGCCAATTTGATGGCGCTGCCTGCCGTAGCGGATTCTTTGGCCGGTCGAATGGAGACGCTCACTTTGCTGCCACTGTCGCAAAGCGAGCTGTACGGGAACACTGCAAATTGGGTTGATGCGGCTTTTTCCGGCAGGCTGCTCAAGGTCGCCATGTCAGTAGTGGGGGCGGCGTTGGTCGAAGCTGTTTTGCGAGGTGGCTACCCTGAAGCGATTTCCCGCACGGATGCGCGCAGGCGTACCGTGTGGGCACGTCAGTATATGGATGCCATTATTCAGCGCGATGTTCGTGACGTGGCCAGCATCGCCAAGCTCGACCAGTTACCCCGTTTTTTGCGTAGCCTGGCCCAGGTATCGGGCCAAATGTGCAATTACACCCAACTGGGTGGCCAAGTGGGGTTGGACAGCAAGACGGCAGCCCGCTACGTCGGGGTGTTCGAGCAGATGTACTTGCTCAAGCGTGTTGAGGTTTGGGCCAGGAACCGACTTAAGCGTGTTGTCAAAACCCCCAAGCTGCAGTTTGTTGATGCCGGTCTGTTGGCCACCTTGCTTGATCTTGGTCCCGCCGAAGTGCAGCAAGATCGTAGCCGATTTGGCAATGTGCTCGAGACCTTCGCGTATGGTGAGCTGCTCAAACACATCACCACGGCTGAGGATGACTATCGGCTGCTCTACTATCGCGATGTTGACATGTTTGAAGTGGATGTGGTGATCGAAAACGCTGCCGGTCAACTGATTGGCGTCGAGATAAAAGCCGCTGCCACAGTCAAAGCCAGCGATCTGCACGGCCTGAAAAAACTGGCCGGCGTGGCTGGCGATCAGTTCAAGATGGGTGTTTTACTTTACGACGGCACAGAAACCATGCCACTGGGCGATCGCTTGTGGGCGGCTCCGTTGTCGACTTTGTGGGGTCAAATATAA
- a CDS encoding type II toxin-antitoxin system VapC family toxin — protein MEQAILLDTNVLSELMRPQPDVQVLAWFALNNEAGYYTSAVTQAEILLGISLLPPGKRQTSLADAAAEMFSKEFSGRCLPFDEQSAEIYAELVAARTRAGQPISTEDAQIAAITLSNHLCLATRNMKDFNGIAELVLVNPWGTP, from the coding sequence ATGGAGCAAGCAATATTGTTGGATACAAACGTTTTGTCCGAATTAATGCGCCCTCAACCGGATGTTCAGGTATTAGCGTGGTTTGCTTTAAACAATGAAGCTGGGTACTACACTTCTGCTGTTACACAAGCTGAAATCCTGTTAGGTATTTCGCTACTTCCGCCTGGTAAACGTCAAACCAGCTTGGCGGATGCCGCCGCTGAAATGTTTTCGAAAGAATTTTCGGGGCGCTGCCTGCCATTTGATGAACAGTCTGCGGAAATTTATGCAGAATTGGTGGCAGCAAGAACACGTGCCGGTCAGCCTATTAGCACGGAGGATGCACAGATTGCGGCTATCACACTGTCCAACCATCTTTGCCTGGCAACTCGTAACATGAAGGATTTCAATGGAATTGCAGAATTAGTACTGGTTAATCCATGGGGCACACCATGA